Genomic DNA from bacterium:
TCGCCTTTCTAGCTTCTCAATAACCCTCTGAAGCTCCGCAACTTACTACCCCAAATCCCTCCATTAACTTAACTCTAAAAGTGTCCCATTTCTTCTGACGACCAACAATCGCGATTTGTGTAAACCATCGAATAAGGATCAAAATAGGTGCTTACGTCAAAGGCTCTAGATGGCGTGGATAGTTCCGCTGCCCAGATTATCACCAAGGCAGTCAGCACGATTTTAGTGAAGCGAAGCATTATAGAATCTCTCTTTCTTTATTTCAGGACCACCAATTTTTGGGTAACATAATTTGTCTGACTATTTGCGCGAACCAGATAAACCCCGCTGGCCAGGTGTGAAGCATTGTAATTGACCGATGACATTCCTCCAGACAGTGGAATACGATCAATCATCTGTCCGAGCAGGTTGTAAATCCCGACGTCCGCGCTACCGTGGACATTGTTGTGCTCGAACTCAATCTGCACGTACCCATTCGCCGGGTTAGGGTAAAGGTATAAAGAAAACTCTTCCGCTACCGGCGGAAGTTCACCCACCGGAACACGCAAAGTCGTGTCGCCCGACAAAATGACCACCTTTCCTCGGCGGCTGTTCAAGACGTCCCCCTGACAACCAATGGCCAAATCATCCACACCGTCCCCGTTCACGTCGCCAACTCCTATTGCTCGCCACAATTGCACGTCTGAGTTCAACCAGAAACCGCCCAGCCATAGACACAGCTTACCGAAACCGTTCGCGCAGGGTTCATTCACAATCACCAAATCCTCGAACCCATCGCGATTATAGTCGCCTGCTGATGCGATACCATGTGCAACATTGTTGCACCCTTGATAATCGAGTAAAAAAAGCGGAGTTGGGGAAATATCTGCACCCCCCAAATGCACATCTATTGTCCTTGGATCGCGGCTAACCGCCAGATCCGCCGCACCGTCGCTGTTCAGATCGGCGGAAAGCGTGGCGGGAAAAGCAAAATTGCCGAACCATACGAAGTCTGCAACTGTATCGGGCTCTACGCCACCTAAGTATATGAGAGTTGAGTCATCCACACCGTTGACACGCTGAACGAAATAGTCATCATACCCATCACCATTGAAGTCACCAAACACTTCAAACATCGGATCTGAGTTGCCCGATCCAACAGGTTCTCCTCTGTTGGTTAAGTCGACGGACATGTTCCAGTCTGCCGCACCAAAGTAGATGTAGGTTTGATCAAGATCGTTATAGTGGTAGTAGATGTCATCAAATCCGTCGCCGTTGTGATCGCCCAAGCGCGCTAACCTGCTACGCCCGACTTCGTATGGAACACTCAAGACTGCTTCGGGAAATGTGTCTACGACAAGCCCTCCGCCATGAAATTCAAAGACAACACTATCAAGACCCGACATCCAATACCCAATAACCCAGTCAATCTGTCCATCACTGTTGAAGTCGCCAATCGGTCTGCGATTATACATGTAAGGAGCTTCGGCTCCTTCTCTTGGCATAAACGTTAAGTAGGG
This window encodes:
- a CDS encoding FG-GAP repeat protein; the protein is DQNQDGYADWMVSSPGSLGSPLDDRVDLFYGGSPPSQNPYLTFMPREGAEAPYMYNRRPIGDFNSDGQIDWVIGYWMSGLDSVVFEFHGGGLVVDTFPEAVLSVPYEVGRSRLARLGDHNGDGFDDIYYHYNDLDQTYIYFGAADWNMSVDLTNRGEPVGSGNSDPMFEVFGDFNGDGYDDYFVQRVNGVDDSTLIYLGGVEPDTVADFVWFGNFAFPATLSADLNSDGAADLAVSRDPRTIDVHLGGADISPTPLFLLDYQGCNNVAHGIASAGDYNRDGFEDLVIVNEPCANGFGKLCLWLGGFWLNSDVQLWRAIGVGDVNGDGVDDLAIGCQGDVLNSRRGKVVILSGDTTLRVPVGELPPVAEEFSLYLYPNPANGYVQIEFEHNNVHGSADVGIYNLLGQMIDRIPLSGGMSSVNYNASHLASGVYLVRANSQTNYVTQKLVVLK